In Elusimicrobiaceae bacterium, the genomic stretch CGACTTGCCGGTTTTGGGATCGGTAATGCCTGTCGGCGACACTTCATTGCCGCCAAAAGCGAATATTCGCAACACTTTCTTCATGGTTCCTCCGGATAATTTGCGCGCGGGCCTGCCGCACGGTCTGCAAAACGATCCCCTAAAATATAGCAAAATATATGTAAGGCTAGTAGTGCCGGCGTTGCCGCGCCGTTGCGCGCGGCGGACGGAACCCCATTGAAAAACGCCGGAGATACCGCGTTACCGTTTGGCGCAAAACAGAGCAAAACCGCGCCCGCTCACGGCTGTTGGTTTCAAGCTCTTTCGATATTCCCGCGGAAAATTCGAACTGAAGACCCTGTTTTTCCGCGCGGTTGACTATGTTGTCCGGGCTTACGCCCGGCAGCCGCCCGCATGGCGCTTCAACCGAGAAACCGGCCGCCTTCAGTTCTTCCGCCGTTTCGGCCCGCAGCCCGGCGTTGCCGCCGCCCAGACAGATCACATCGCCGGTTTCGCGCTGGTCATGCATCGCGAGCCCTATGACGGATGTTCGGGCCAGCGCCAGAGCGCGCGGCTCGTCATAATGGGCCGCGGTGACATGCAGGCTCCGCGCCGTGGCGGAATCAAGCGCGATAAACGCGTAGAAATTCCAGCTGTCACCGGCGCATTCGCGGGCTATCAAGTCGGTTCCCGGTTCCAGCAGGCCCCCGTGCGGCGCGAACACCGTCACCGGCGCGCCCCGGTTTTCGCTGATGACGGAATAGGCTATTCCTTCGGGATTCTCAGCCGCCATCCCGCCGAAATCACCGTATTTGTCAGCCGCGTGAATGCCGCCGGAAAAACCCGCGGGCATGACCGCCATTACGGCCAGAATGTATTTTCTCATAGAAAAATTATACCTGAAAAAAAGCGGGCCGGACTTTCTGCAGTCCGGCCCGCGCCATTACAATTTCACGCACGGTCTACGGGCGCCCGCCCATAGTGAGGGCCTGTATGGCCTTTACGGTGTGCAGCCGGTTTTCCGCCTGATCGAACACGATGCTCTGCGGCCCGTCAATAACCGCGTCTTCCACTTCCGCGCCTCGGTCCGCCGGAAGCGGATGCATATACACCGCTTCGGGCTTTGCGAGTTTCATGCGCTTTTCGGTGCAGACCCAGTCCTTATACTTGTTGAGAATTTCCATGCCGACGCGCTTTTTATCCTCTTCCGGCACGCCCTGATCCGCCAGATACTGGTGGCAGCCCCATGATTTGGGATACAGAACAATGGCGTCCTTGAAAGACTCGTCCATCTCATGCACGATTTCGAATTTGCTGCCCGATTCCCTGGCGTATTGCTTCGCCGCTTCCACGGTGCGGGGCATCAGGTTGAATTCCCTGGGGTGGGCGAGAGTCACGTCCATGCCGAAACGCGGCATCAGCGTGATCAGGCCCTGCGGCACGGACAGAGGCCGCGCATAAGCGGGCGCATAGGTCCACGAAATGACGAATTTCATGCCGCGCAGGCTGGTTCCGAATTTTTCGCGGACCGTCATGAGGTCGGCGATGCTCTGGCAGGGGTGATCCACGTCGCACTGCAGGTTGATCACCGGGATATCCGAATACTGCGCGACCTCGCGGATGTATTTGTTGCCGATGCCGTAAAAACAGTTGCGGATCGCTATGCCGTGCCCGTAACGCGAAAGCACCTTGCCGGTGTCCTTGGGCGTTTCGCCGTGCGAAATCTGCATCTTGTCCGGCGTGAGGTCGTGCGCGTGTCCGCCCAACTGGGTCATGCCGGCTTCGGTCGAGTTGCGGGTGCGGGTGGACTGCTCGAAAAACATCATGAACAGCGTCTTGTCCTGCAGAATGCGGTGCGCTTCGTTAAGCGAAAACCGGCGTTTGAGATCCGCCGCGACATCCAGCACGGTTTCCAGTTCCTCTTTGGACCAGTCTACGGTTTCAATCCAGTCTTTCCCTCTAAGCATGCTCTTCATAGGTTCGGTATTCTCCTTGATTTGGCGGCTGAATTCAATGATTCACAATCAGATACTGCGGCACGGCAGCGTAGAAAACGGCCGCCTTGAGCAGGTCTTCCACCTTAACGTGCTCGTTGACGGTGTGCGCGTAGACCTCGTCGGCGGGGCCGAACCCGATCGTGGGGATTTTCAGCCGGCCCGCGCTGGCCACGCCGTTGGTGGAAAACACCCACTTGCCGGCTTTCTGTTTCTTGCCGTGCACCAGCTCGGCGGCTTTGAGGCCCGCCCGCACCAGCTTATGGTTTTCCGGCAGCACCCAGGTGGGGAAATACTTTTCCTGGCCGACTTTAAGGCCCGTCCACGCGACCGCCTCGTACCGCAGCACCTCCACTTTCGCTTTCGCTTTTTTTACCGACGGCAGCTTCGCGATTTCCGCCACGGCGGATTTCATGGTTTCGCCCGCCGTAAGCCGGCGGTCCAGATAAATCGTGCATTCGTCCGGCACGGCGTTGAGCGACGGGGTCTTGCATTCCGTGGAGGTCACCGCCACGGTGCCCTTGCCAAGAAATTTGTCTTTTTTAAGCCGGTCGTTAAGTTTGGTGATCTCGAGCGCGATCGGCGCCATTTTGACGATCGCGTTGTCGCCCCGTTCCGGCGCGGAAGCGTGGCACGAACGGCCTTTGGTGACCACTTTCATTTCCATGCGGCCGCGGTGCCCGCGATACACCTGCAGATTGGTCGGCTCGGTCAGCACCACATAGTCAGGCCTGATCTTCTCTTTATTGATAATGTGCAGAAGCGGCAGCCCGTCGCAATCCTCTTCCATGCAGGAACCCACCACTATAAAGGTATAGTCCCCGCCCAGCCGCTGTTCCTTTATAAGCTTGGCGGCGTAAACCATGGAAACCATCGCCAGCTTCTGGTCAGTCGAGCCGCGCCCGTAAATCACGCCTTTTTCAAATTTGCCCCTGAACGGGTCCCACTTCCAGGCTTTGGGGTCGCCGATGCCTACGGTGTCTATATGCGCGTCCAGCATGATTTTCGTTTTGCCGGTGCCCAGAAACCCGATCACATTGCCCATCTTGTCGAGCGTCACCCTGTCAAACCCCACTTTCTTCATTTCCTGCGCGATGCGCCTGGCCACTTTTTCCTCGGTGGTGGAAAACCCCGGTATGGCTACAAGATCGCGCGCGAACTGCACCATTTCAGTTTCATATTTGGCCACGGCTTCTGCGAGTATTTTTCGGTCGAGCATTCTATCCTCTTTTGTCGCTTGAAATCATACTGCGAAAATGCAAACTCGTAATAATTGTACTCTTTTTTATGGTAAAAGCAATACGCCCGCCGTTAGCGGCAAAGCGCCGCGCGGTTTAGTATAATGATTGCAATGATTAAACCACTTTCGCGCTTTAAACCGCGCGCGTACCTTTGTCTGGCGACGCTGGCGGCGGCTGTTATGATAATATGCGCCGCGGCGGGCATGCGGGTCGTGCTGGCAGGGCTGCCGTCAATAGACCTGCTGGAAGATTACACACCCTCGCTTTCCACAAAAGTTTTTGACAAGGACAACCAGCTCATCGCCGAATTCACAGTCGAACGCCGCGCGCTCATCCCGCTAGACCAGATCCCGAAAAACATGCAGAACGCCGTGCTGGCGATGGAGGACGATGATTTCTACAACCACTGGGGCATCTCGCCGCTGGGCATAATCCGCGCCGCGCTCAGCGACCTGCGCTACGGCCGGGCGAAGCAGGGCGCGTCCACGATAACGCAGCAGCTGTCGAAGAACCTGTTCCTGTCGCCTGAAAAAAAAATCATAAGAAAACTGCGTGAAATAATCATCTCCATGCAGATCGAGAGCCAGTTCAGCAAAAAAGAAATACTGCAGCTTTACCTGAACCAGATTTATTTCGGCGAAGGCGCTTACGGCGTGCAGGAAGCCTCGAAACGTTATTTCAGCAAACGCATTGACCAGCTTACGCTGGCGGACTGCGCGCTGCTTGCCGCGATGATCGCCGCACCCACCAGATTCACTCCGTTCGGCCACGCCGACCGCGCCCAGACCCGCCGTGCCGCCGTGCTCTACCGCATGAAGGATGTGGGCTATATCACCCGGGAGGAATACGAAGCGGCCAGGAAAGAGCCACTGCCGCTGGAAAAAACTCCAATCGTGCAGACGAAAGCGCCCTATTTCGTGGAATATGTGCGCCGCCAGCTGGAACCAAAATACGGCGTCGACACGCTGTGGAAAGGCGGCCTGAAAATTTACACCACGCTGGATCTGAACGCCCAGCTCGCCGCGGAAGAGATAATGAGCCGCAGTCTGGAAAAACTCGACGAAAGCGTGCAGCAGGAAATCGCCGAAAAAATCAAAAACAGCGTTTCGGGCGCGGAAACGTGCAAGAAAGTCGTTTCAGCCTGCGCGCCGGACGACCCGGACTGCGTAGAAAAAACCGTGGACTGTTCCAGCGCGGCCGTCAGCACCAGCTCGTTCAAGCTGCAGGGCGCGTTTCTGGCGATGGACATAAAAACCGGCGCCCTGCGCATGATGATCGGCGGGCGGGATTACAGCGAAACCCAGTTCAACCGCACCACGCAGGCGTTGCGGCAGCCGGGCTCCACGTTCAAGCCGTTTGTGTGGATGTCGGCGCTGATGAACGGCTACACGGCGGCTTCCCTTGTCAACGACTCGCCGATGACTTTTTACTTTGACGGGCGCAACTGGCGCCTGTTCGACGACTCGTCGGGCATGTTCGCGATGGATCTGGCCACGCAGGCCTTCACCGGCGACAAGGAGTTCAAGATCTGGGTGCCCGGCAACTATGACGGGAAAGTAATGGGGCAGATAACCTTGCGCAGAGGGCTGGAGCTGTCGCGCAATCTGGTGTCAATCTACCTTATTGACAAGCTAGGGCCCACCGTGGTGGTCGCGACCGCGCGCAGGGCGGGCATCGGGCACAAGATGGCGCCGGTTCTGTCGCTGGGGCTGGGCACCAACGCGGTTACGATGCTGGACATGGTCAACGCGTTCGCCACGTTCGCCAACAGCGGCATAAAGGTGGAACCTTACGCGATTGACCGCGTGCTCGACAACACCGGCAAGGTGCTGGAGCAGAATATCCCCACGGAAAGCGAACAGTTTTCACCGCAGCAGGCGTTTCTGATAACCAATCTCATGCGCGGCGTAGTCGAACAGGGCACCGCGATGGGCGCGCGCGCGCTTGGCCGGCCTCTGGCCGGAAAAACCGGCACCAGCCAGGACCACCGCGACCTGTGGTTTATCGGCTCCACGCCCGACATGACGGCGGCGGGCTGGGTGGGTTACGACGATTTTTCCTCAATCGAAAGCAAAGACTGGACTGGCGGCGGCACGGTAGTGCCCTGGTGGACGGAGATAATGCAGACCGCGCTCAAAGACACGCCAGTGCGCGATTTCACCGTGCCGGACGGCATAACTTTCGTGCAGATAGACCCGCGCACCGGAAAGCTGGCTCTGCCGACCACGCGCAGGAAGTTTCTCGAAGCATTCATCAAGGGAACGGAACCGCGGTCTTTCTCGGAAATAGACGATTGATGCCCGCGGCACAGTTTCCTCTCGGCGAACTGACCGGGCTGAACGGAACCGGCAGCAAAGCGTATTATCTTCTGGCTCTCATAGCCCGGACAGGCGCGGCGGTCTATATAGGCCCGTCGGACGAAGAGCTCTCGGAAATGCATGACGCGCTGGCGGGAGTCGCCTCGCTGTTTTACCCGGATCTTGAGTTCGACACCGTCTTCCTCGGCGCGGGCGCGCTCGACAAAACGGCGGCGCTCGAGCCGCTCGCGCGGCGCCAGAAAAACCGGAAACTCATTATTACCGCAACACCCGACGCGATCACCGCGCCGCTTCCCTCCAGAACCGATTATCTCGCAAAAAGCGTTAAACTCGACAGCAACGCCGCCCTGCCGCGCCACCGGCTGCTCGACGCCTTGGAAACGGCGGGCTACAAGCGGGCGGAATTCGTGGAGGAGCCGGGCGAATACGCCGCGCGCGGCTCGGTGATTGATATTTTCAGCCCCGTGCCGCAGTATCCGGTACGGCTGTACTTTTCCGGCAACGAGATTGAAAGCATCAGGATGTTCGACATAGACTCACAGGCCACCAAATCGCTGTTGAAAACCTTCACGGCGCTGCCGCTCGCGTTTGAAAGGGAAACGGCAACGCTGGCCGGCTGGCTTGACGGCGGCTGCGCCTGGGTTGTGGACCGGAGCCTTGCGTCCGACGCGGATTTCTCGCGGCTGCCGTCATTTGAAAACCGGGCGGTTTTCCTGCCGCAGGAAAAAACCGGCGCGCCAGGCGCCGTGAATCTTGATTTCGCGCGCAGCATGAATTTCACGGGCAATTTCCGGCTGCTTGAAAACGAGATAAAACGGCTGCGCCAAACCGGGCTCACGGTCATTCTCAGCTGCCTCAACCGCGGCGAGCTGGAACGTTTTGACGAACTGCTGGCAAACGGCGAATCGCGCAGGCTGGCCTCGTTCGCCATTTCCGCGCTGAAGGAAGGTTTTATTTACAGGCCGGGGAAAATTGCGGTCATCACGTCGTCCGAGGTGCTTAACCGCCGCTACGCCGCCAGTTCGCTGCTCGCGAAATACGACCGCAGCCGCGCAAAACGCATCCGGTTCAAAGACCTCGCCAAAGGCGATTACGTCGTGCATGAGGATTACGGCATAAGCCGCTATCTGGGCCTGAAAACGCTCACTCCGCACGGCGGCGGGGAAGAAACGGAGTGCCTCGCGCTGGAGTTTAAAAACCGGCACCGGCTGTATGTGCCGCTTTATGATTTCCGCAAAATCCAGAAATTCATAGGCGGGGGCGGGCGCCCGCCCAGGCTCTCCCTGCTGGGCGGCAAAACATGGAACGAAGTGAAAAACCGGGTAAAGGAGAACGTGCGCGAGACGGCGCGGGAACTCCTTAAAAACGAAGCCCTGCGAGCCGGTTCGCATACGGACGCGCTGCTGGGCGACCCCAGAATTGAAACCGAATTCGCCGACTCTTTCCCTTACGAAGAAACGGAAGACCAGCGCCGCGCGATCCGCGCCGTGCTCGCCGACCTCGCGCTGGACAGACCGATGGACCGGGTGCTGATAGGCGACGTGGGGTTCGGCAAAACCGAAGTGGCCATGCGCGCCGCCATGCGCGCCGCGCTCAGCGGCCGGCAGACAGCCGTGCTCGTGCCGACCACGGTGCTGGCGGCCCAGCACTACCGCACTTTCACCGAACGGATGGCGGGGTTTCCGGTCAGCATCGCGATGCTGTCGCGCTTCCAGCCGCCCGCCGAGCAGAAGAAAACCGTAGCCGACATCAAAGCCGGAATTCACGATATCGTCATAGGCACGCACCGCCTGCTGTCGAAAGACATCGGTTTTAAGGCGCTCGGCCTCAGCATTATAGACGAGGAGCATCGGTTCGGCGTTAAACAGAAGGAAAAGATACGCAGTTTAAAAAGCGGCGGGCACTGCCTGCTCCTGTCGGCCACGCCGATCCCCCGC encodes the following:
- a CDS encoding poly-gamma-glutamate hydrolase family protein; this encodes MRKYILAVMAVMPAGFSGGIHAADKYGDFGGMAAENPEGIAYSVISENRGAPVTVFAPHGGLLEPGTDLIARECAGDSWNFYAFIALDSATARSLHVTAAHYDEPRALALARTSVIGLAMHDQRETGDVICLGGGNAGLRAETAEELKAAGFSVEAPCGRLPGVSPDNIVNRAEKQGLQFEFSAGISKELETNSRERARFCSVLRQTVTRYLRRFSMGFRPPRATARQRRHY
- a CDS encoding PBP1A family penicillin-binding protein, with protein sequence MIKPLSRFKPRAYLCLATLAAAVMIICAAAGMRVVLAGLPSIDLLEDYTPSLSTKVFDKDNQLIAEFTVERRALIPLDQIPKNMQNAVLAMEDDDFYNHWGISPLGIIRAALSDLRYGRAKQGASTITQQLSKNLFLSPEKKIIRKLREIIISMQIESQFSKKEILQLYLNQIYFGEGAYGVQEASKRYFSKRIDQLTLADCALLAAMIAAPTRFTPFGHADRAQTRRAAVLYRMKDVGYITREEYEAARKEPLPLEKTPIVQTKAPYFVEYVRRQLEPKYGVDTLWKGGLKIYTTLDLNAQLAAEEIMSRSLEKLDESVQQEIAEKIKNSVSGAETCKKVVSACAPDDPDCVEKTVDCSSAAVSTSSFKLQGAFLAMDIKTGALRMMIGGRDYSETQFNRTTQALRQPGSTFKPFVWMSALMNGYTAASLVNDSPMTFYFDGRNWRLFDDSSGMFAMDLATQAFTGDKEFKIWVPGNYDGKVMGQITLRRGLELSRNLVSIYLIDKLGPTVVVATARRAGIGHKMAPVLSLGLGTNAVTMLDMVNAFATFANSGIKVEPYAIDRVLDNTGKVLEQNIPTESEQFSPQQAFLITNLMRGVVEQGTAMGARALGRPLAGKTGTSQDHRDLWFIGSTPDMTAAGWVGYDDFSSIESKDWTGGGTVVPWWTEIMQTALKDTPVRDFTVPDGITFVQIDPRTGKLALPTTRRKFLEAFIKGTEPRSFSEIDD
- a CDS encoding YgeY family selenium metabolism-linked hydrolase, with the translated sequence MLDRKILAEAVAKYETEMVQFARDLVAIPGFSTTEEKVARRIAQEMKKVGFDRVTLDKMGNVIGFLGTGKTKIMLDAHIDTVGIGDPKAWKWDPFRGKFEKGVIYGRGSTDQKLAMVSMVYAAKLIKEQRLGGDYTFIVVGSCMEEDCDGLPLLHIINKEKIRPDYVVLTEPTNLQVYRGHRGRMEMKVVTKGRSCHASAPERGDNAIVKMAPIALEITKLNDRLKKDKFLGKGTVAVTSTECKTPSLNAVPDECTIYLDRRLTAGETMKSAVAEIAKLPSVKKAKAKVEVLRYEAVAWTGLKVGQEKYFPTWVLPENHKLVRAGLKAAELVHGKKQKAGKWVFSTNGVASAGRLKIPTIGFGPADEVYAHTVNEHVKVEDLLKAAVFYAAVPQYLIVNH
- a CDS encoding CarD family transcriptional regulator, which codes for MPAAQFPLGELTGLNGTGSKAYYLLALIARTGAAVYIGPSDEELSEMHDALAGVASLFYPDLEFDTVFLGAGALDKTAALEPLARRQKNRKLIITATPDAITAPLPSRTDYLAKSVKLDSNAALPRHRLLDALETAGYKRAEFVEEPGEYAARGSVIDIFSPVPQYPVRLYFSGNEIESIRMFDIDSQATKSLLKTFTALPLAFERETATLAGWLDGGCAWVVDRSLASDADFSRLPSFENRAVFLPQEKTGAPGAVNLDFARSMNFTGNFRLLENEIKRLRQTGLTVILSCLNRGELERFDELLANGESRRLASFAISALKEGFIYRPGKIAVITSSEVLNRRYAASSLLAKYDRSRAKRIRFKDLAKGDYVVHEDYGISRYLGLKTLTPHGGGEETECLALEFKNRHRLYVPLYDFRKIQKFIGGGGRPPRLSLLGGKTWNEVKNRVKENVRETARELLKNEALRAGSHTDALLGDPRIETEFADSFPYEETEDQRRAIRAVLADLALDRPMDRVLIGDVGFGKTEVAMRAAMRAALSGRQTAVLVPTTVLAAQHYRTFTERMAGFPVSIAMLSRFQPPAEQKKTVADIKAGIHDIVIGTHRLLSKDIGFKALGLSIIDEEHRFGVKQKEKIRSLKSGGHCLLLSATPIPRTMNQALANLRSISVIETPPRGRVPIHTRVMPWNDDVAASAVRDELARGGQVFYVHNRVRTLPSRMAHLKKIMPEIKICMGHGQMREAELEKTMWSFYSREYDVLLASTIIESGLDVPGVNTLIVENAHEFGLAQLYQLRGRIGRGSKKANCYLFYPAWLEHSPLDFVPDAEIPGIKPSGKAAEDGLADEADSKSMSEEARKRLSALMEFGELGSGFRLALRDLEIRGAGELLGTNQHGFLNEVGLNFFCELLAGEVKRQQGTEERREETASVEINAPAFIPESYLPDENERLRCYKRLLDAEPPKARVIFAELADLCGPVPESVLNIAAVVELRRLAGRAGIRSLEQTETGFELTFRKGTRFPPQAPGKILEMFKGAVRFTSGPSGDGMKIMERSAKPLEFARDAVLFLSSLAGK
- a CDS encoding ornithine carbamoyltransferase, with protein sequence MKSMLRGKDWIETVDWSKEELETVLDVAADLKRRFSLNEAHRILQDKTLFMMFFEQSTRTRNSTEAGMTQLGGHAHDLTPDKMQISHGETPKDTGKVLSRYGHGIAIRNCFYGIGNKYIREVAQYSDIPVINLQCDVDHPCQSIADLMTVREKFGTSLRGMKFVISWTYAPAYARPLSVPQGLITLMPRFGMDVTLAHPREFNLMPRTVEAAKQYARESGSKFEIVHEMDESFKDAIVLYPKSWGCHQYLADQGVPEEDKKRVGMEILNKYKDWVCTEKRMKLAKPEAVYMHPLPADRGAEVEDAVIDGPQSIVFDQAENRLHTVKAIQALTMGGRP